In Candidatus Zixiibacteriota bacterium, the genomic stretch AATGACCTCTCGCGAGGATGTTCCGCTTCGGATATCGTCAACGTGGTCGCGATAGCCTCAATACTGAGCACAATTGAGTAACAACAGGAGATAGATCTACCAATGCCAACATACCAGTACCAGTGCACAAGTTGCAGTTACGAGTTCGAGGAGTTCCAGAAGATCACGGACGATCCGCTCGAGACATGCCCGAAATGCGGTGGTCATGTCCAGAGGCTGATATCCGGCGGAGCGGGTCTTTTATTCAAAGGCTCAGGCTTCTATATCACCGATTACCGTTCGCCAAAGTACAAGGCCGATGCCAAGAAAGCCGAGTCGGATGCCAAATTCGCCTCGACAGAAAAGAAAGCCGACAAGAAGTCCGAGAAGAAATCAGCTTAACTGAAAAATGAATTTATGATAAAAAAAACCCCGCTTCAGGCGGGGTTTTTTGTTTTTTATTGACCAAAATATTCTGTAATCTTCTGCGCGTCAGGGATACCAATACCGGGGGCTTCGCTAATCTGCTCAGCGGTCAGTTCTTTGATCTTTTTAACCGAGCCGAAATGCTTTAAAAGCACCTCCGCCTTTTTGGGGCCGATTCCGGGGATCTTCTGCAATTCAGTCCCGATCGTCCGTTTACCTCGCAGTTTGCGGTTGAACTCGATCGCGAAACGGTGCGCTTCGTTGCGAATCCTCTGCAGGAGCCTGAGAGCGGGCGATGTACGCGGAACCATGATCGGCTCCTTCTGGCCTGGCAGGAAGACTTCCTCCAGTTTCTTGGCCAGACCGATCACCAGCTGGTCTTTGATACCATGGGCTTTGAGAGCATCTAACGCGGCCGAGAGCTGTCCCTTGCCACCGTCGATCACCAGCAGGTCTGGAAAATCCAGAGCTTCTTCTTTTAAGCGCCGGAAATAGCGATAGACGACTTCCCGCAGTGATGCGTAATCATCCTGCTTTTTGACAGTTTTTATCTTGTAGTGACGGTAACTCGATTTTTTGGGCTTGCCCTTCTCGAAATAAACCATCGAACCGACCTTGTCCTCCTGGCCCAGGTTGGAGATATCGAAACAGGACATACTGACCGGAGTTCTGGGCAGGCGAAGATCGGATTGCAACCGCATGACCGCTTCCGGGATACGATCCTTGTAATGCTGTTTCTGCAAAAGCAGTTCGTTTAGGAGCAGGCGGGCGTTGTTATGGGCCATCTCGACCAGCTTGAGCTTCTCCCCTTTCTGCGGGATGAATATCCTGACGGTGTTACCGCGTTTCTCGGACAGCCATTTTTGCAGGAGCTCGCGATCATCAAGTGCGGCTGAAATATACAGTTCCTTCGGAATCGTGTCGGCGTGCATGTAATGTTGTTTTATGAAGGTCTCGGCGATTTCGGATTCGGTCGTATCCTTCTGGATTTTAAGATAGAAATGCTGCCGGCCGATCAGCACACCCTCGCGGATTTGCAAAACGACGCAGGCGGCATCAACATCGGAGCAGGCAAAGGCGGCGATATCACGGTCAATGACCTGATCCGAGACGACCCTTTGCCTCTGGCGTACAGACTCGATCGCCTCGATCTGGTCGCGCACCCGGGCCGCCTGTTCGAAATCCATCGCCTCCGAAAGCTCCATCATCTTGTCCTGCAGTCGATCCAGCAGTTCGGATGATCGTCCGGAAAGAAACAGCAGGATATCATCGATCGTCTTGCCATAGTCCTCCTCGGAAATCAATCCTTCACAGGGCCCGGGACAGCGCTTGATATGATACTCGAGGCAGAGCTTGACTTTATCTTTCGGATCAGGCAGGACATAATCGCAGGTCCGGATCTTGAAATGCTTCTGGATAAACCTGAGTGTCCGCCTCATCTTGCCGGCATCGGTGAACGGCCCGAAATAGCGCGCGCCGTCCTTGGCCATCCGCCTGACCACGATCACCCGCGGGAAAGGCTCATCCATGGTTACTTTCAAATACGGAAAGCGTTTATCATCCTTGAGGTTGACGTTGTAAAGCGGGCGATATTCCTTGACCAGGTTTGATTCCAGGATCAGCGCCTCGATTTCGGAATCGGTAACATAGAACTCGAAATCGGCGATTTTCGAGACCATCACCTCGGTTTTGGGATCATGCGGTCGCGATTTCTGGAAATATGTCCTGACCCTGTTTCGGAGTTTTTTAGCCTTGCCGATATAAATCACTTTTCCGGCCCGGTTTTTCATCATGTAGACACCGGGACGATCGGGCAGGTTTTTCAGCTTGAGCTCGAGTTCTTCGGTTACTTTTCTCATTCCTTCTGTTTTACGGAATAAAGGTAGGTGAGAGCCAAAAAATATGCAGTCGGAAGCCAGTGCACGAAGAGCATAATCAGGTTTACCTTGTTTGGCGGAAAGACAACCTCGTTTAAAAGGTGTTGCCACCACAAGTGGCAGAAGAAGAATCCAACCAGGTAGACAATATAAAACGTGAGGCCCTTGATCAACTGCGGGGTGACATCCTCCCCCGGCTTGACCATCCGATTCGAAAATGCCCCGACAAACAGCAGGTAGGCGATATAATGCGACATCATCGGCACGCGCGAGAAGGTCGTAACCTGCGACAGCAGTTTGGTATCGTAGAGGTTGGAGTCTGGAGGCAGGACCAGTTCTATCTCGAGTTCGAACAAGACGAAAAGCGCGATTTGTACAGCAAAAATCAAAAATCCCGCGGCCGCCCCGCTGATTACCAGGCGCTGGAAAGAGAGCGTCCGTTGCGATCGTCTCACCAGGCAAAATACCAAAAAGGCCGGATAGGGTGCCAGTACCATGGCATAGAGAGCTTGTTCCAGCAGGTGAAACCCGTCGCCGATATCGACATAAGGTGTCAGCATCCGAGTTCCCACCAGGATACCGAACAATGCCGCGCCCCAGACGACAACGATCAACCAGAATATGTGTCTCTCGTTCACAGCGATTCTCCTCTACTGGAATACACGCCGGGCTCCCTGGTAGGATTTACGGTAATACTTCTCCTTCAAAGAAGATACTACGACACCTTCCGATTTGGCGGCATGAACAAATTTCATGTTTTTTATATAGATACCCACATGGGAAATCCGGTTTCCATTTAACTTAAAAAAAACGAGATCGCCGTAAGACAAGTTCTTCATCTCTACCGGAGTCAGTTTCTCGTACTGCCCGGCCACAGTCCGGGGCAAAACAGTACCGTTGTATTTTCGGTAAACCGAGTATGTCAGCCCCGAACAGTCGATACCGTATTTATCACGACCACCTTCTTTGTATGGCGTTCTTAAATAACCGGCGATGATCTTGCCCATCCGGGCCTGATCGACTGTCCCTTCGGCATTTATCGCGGTATTATCCGATGAGCTGTTTCCGGTGTCATAGTCGCTGTCATCGACCGCGCTGTAGCGTACCGCCGATTGACAGGCGAATGTTAAAACTATAGTGAAAATCCAGATAAATCGCATACCTAACCCTCGGCGACAAATTACAACTTTCTAAACTGCAAGGCAAATAAAACTTTGGAGCGCAACCCGCTCCTGTCAGGCGCTCTCTTTGAGCGATGGAAAGGCGATCCCGAAACGGTGGCGGTAATAGAGCGAGGTTGCACTGAAAAGCACAATCATAACCAATAAGAACGGCGGGTAATAGAGAACGGCCATAATCGAGATGACCAGAATGGCGATTTTATTGGCGGTGGCTGAATGAATTTCTTTGTGGGTCAGACGGGCCCTGATCAGAAACGGCAATGTCACCAGGCATACGATCAACATCGGGAAATCGCCGCTCATCTGCGCCAGGACAGCCGCCACCAGGGTACGCAAGAGGGCGGAGGTCTGCAGATGATCTTTAGTCCAGATAACAGCATAAGTTCGTTTGCCGACTTCAGCATCACCTTTTTTGTCGAGCAGTGCTGAATTGAGATAGATCGCGCCGGCGGCGAATAGATATGATAACGACTTGAAGACCGCCTCGACCGAGATTTGATCGAAGACAACCGCCCAGCCGATTAAAAACGGTATCATTCCTGCCCCGAACATATTCGACCAGAGTGCTTTTCCCGAGCGGGCGCTGAAGTTTATTTTCGGGTGAGAATATACCATCCCGATCACGAACGCGATCAGAAGCAGAACACCGACATACGTATTGGAATAAAAAGCCAGAATCAGGCCAGCAACGGAAAAAACCGTGATCAATATATAGGCCGTGGAAACACTGACAAGCTCCCTGGAAACAAACAGTATCCGGCCGTTGATCTGGTCTGCCTTGCGGTCCTGAACCTGGTTATAGATAAAGGTCGCGCAATATACCAGGGCGGAAGACAGCAGGACAAGCAAAAGGTGAAAGTCTAATTCAGTAAGTTTGCCAAGCTGAAACGGGCTGGAACCATGCCCGAACTCAGCCAGTCGCGCCCCAAGTATGATCACGCTGAAGAGCGGAAGCAGAAGCATCGGCCTCAAAAAAAATATATGATCCAGAATTTTGTTCACTTTGTGTTACGCAGTCCCCGTAGTCAGCTCAGTTTTTTACAGGCCATTCCTGGGTATAGTAAGCCATCTCCCAGAACAGCAGTTCCCACAGCGATGAAAACTTAAAGATCTCCTGCACCCGGCCGGCTTTGTCCTCACTAAGCTTTTCGCTGAGCTGGTCAAAAGTTGCTTTAAGCCAGTCGGTCATTTCAACAAACTCATTGGATGTGTAGGTTTCGATCCATTGACGGTAGTGCTTATGCTCCGGAAGTCCCTTCTTTTTGAGGTGTTCGGCGATTTCAATATACCCCCAGCTGCACGGCAACAAAGCGGCGAGTATTTCGACCAGATCCCCGCTGTAAGCAACTGACTGTAAATACGAGGTGTAGCCGAGATTGTTGGGAGCCGGCTCGGTGCTCTCCAGCTCTTCGGGTGTAATTCTGTAATCAGCGCAGATCTTTCGATGCAGGTCCATCTCCAGGTTAAGTGTAGCGTCCAGAATCTTTGAGAAGGTCTGCATCTGATCAAGTTTGCCAGCCTTGGCCGCAGCCAGCGAGAAAAAACGTGAGAATTCGATCAGGTAAACATAGTCCTGCTTCAGGTAGAACCTGAACTTGTCCTCCACCAGTGTGCCCTCTCCGATCCCTCGCACAAACGGATGCTCGAAGATCGCGGTCCAGATCCGGTCGGCATTCCGTCTTAGGTAAGCACAATTTATCATTGAAACCTCCCTGTACTCAATCCACGTAAATATAACAAATCAGCAGAAAATATAAAGTGGGTAATGCAAATAATGTTGAATCAAATCGATCCAGCACTCCACCATGTCCCGGTATAATTCCGGACGAATCCTTGATACCCACCCTGCGCTTGAGCAGGGATTCGACCAGGTCGCCCAGCTGTCCGAACAGGCTGATCAAAAACCCGGCTACCAGAATCTGCCATTTTGCTATATCCTGCAGTGCCAATAGCGAAAACACGAAAGCGGCGGTCGTCCCGAAGACGAGCCCTCCGAGAAAGCCCTCGATCGTCTTTTTGGGCGAGATAATCGGCGACAACTTGTGCCGTCCAAAGGCGCGTCCGACAAAATAGGCGGCCGTATCAGTGACCCAGATTACTACCAGCAAAAACCACAGCCAGATACCGCCCAGCCTGTAATCGTCGTACTTGATATGCTCCAGCTCCCTGATCAGGATCATAAAATTCATCAGCCCGACATAGAAGAAGCCGAAAAACATATGTAACATACGAGTCGAAGCCGAGGCGATATCGCGCCTGAATGTGTTCGCAAAGGCGACTATGCCAAACGCGGCCAGGACACTGAAGTACAAAGGCATAAGGCCGTAAAAGTAAACCAGCCAGCAGGTGAACACGGCCTGGACGATCATGATTATCTGGAATACAGGTTGAATCCGTACACCCGTGAGCTGGAAATACTCCCACATCCCCAGCCCGACCACAAGACAGACGAACAGCACTAACGGGATTTTCCCGAACAGTATCAAAGCGGCGATAAAAGGTATGGCGACGATTGCCACCAGTATCCTGACTGCCAGTTCTCTCATGACTCCTTGCGGGATAGCTGACCGTAGCGACGGTCACGATTCTGATAATCCAACAGCGCCCGGCAGAAGCTTTCTTCGTTAAAATCGGGCCACAAAGTATCGGTTATATACAGTTCAGTGTAATGGGTCTGCCATAGCAGAAAATTGGAGAGCCTCATTTCACCGGAGGTTCGGATCAACAGGTCAGGATCGGGCAAGTCGGCAGTATACAGATATTCTTCGAACAGCTTTTCGGTAATCCGTTTGCCCTCCAGCTTCCCCTTTTTGACATCGCTCACGATTCCCCTGACAGCGTCCAGAATCTCAGTCCGTCCGCCATAACTGAGGGCCAGGTTCAAAACCAAACCCTGATTGTCAGCCGTCTGTCGAATCGCCTTTTTCAGCATCATGCGTGATGGCGACGGTATCCTGTCGATTCTTCCGGTTGCTATCAGGCGCACATCGTTTTTCTCAAGCTCGGATAACTCGGAACGGGTGGTGTTGTAAAGCAGCTTCATGATATAAGCGACTTCGGCTTTGGGACGTTTCCAGTTTTCGACGGAGAACGTGTACAATGTCAGATATTTTACTCCGAGAGGCCAGGCGATTCGCACAATTTTCTGGATCGATGAGACTCCGGCCTTATGGCCCTCGGTTCGCTTGAGCCCCTGCTTTTTCGCCCAGCGCCCATTGCCATCCATGATGACAGCTACATGGCGCGGGACACTACCGAGAGACTTGACCTGCTGTTTTAAATCCTCAAGAGACAAGGCCTAAACTTCCATTATCTCTTTTTCCTTGGACTCCATCATCTCGTCGACCTTCTTAATATAATCGTCCAGAAGATCCTGGACAGCTTTGATGCCGTCATGCATCTGGTCCTCGGAAATATCCTTTGCTTTTTCAGCTTTCTTGAGTTCATCGTTGGCGTCGCGACGGATATTGCGCATAGCGATCTTGCCGTTTTCTCCCAGGTCCTTAATATGCTTGACCAGATCCTTGCGACGTTCTTCGGAGAGTGGCGGGATGGGGATGCGGATGATCTGGCTGTCGACCTGCGGATTGAGACCGAGATTTGAGGCCTGGATGGCCTTGTTGATTTCATCGACGATCGTCTTTTCCCAGGGCTGAATAACGATCAGGCGTGGTTCGGGGGCGCTGACTGTCGCCACCTGGTTGAGAGGCGTCATCTGCCCGTAGTACTCCACCTTGACTCCATCCAGAAGCGAGGTTGAAGCTTTGCCCGAGCGAATGGTGGCCATCTGTTGCCGAACTGCATCGAGCGATTTCTTCAGACGATCCTCGGTATTTTTCTTAATCTGGCTGATCATACCTGCTCCTTGGAATTTATTATTGTTCCTATTTTCTCACCTAAAAGCATGCGTTTCAGTTCACCCTTCTTATTAAGATTAAACACGCGAATCGGGATATCGTTCTCGCGACAGAGCTGGGTCGCAGTGGCATCCATGACACCCAGATCCATATTGAGCACATCCTTGTAACTGATGTTGTCGTAAAATTTGGCATCCGGGTCTTTCTTGGGGTCAGCGCTGTAAACGCCATCGACCTTCGTGGCTTTGATCAGGACTTCGGCCCCGACCTCCATGGCACGCAGTGCGGCAGCCGTATCTGTCGTGAAATAGGGATTGCCGGTACCGGCACCGAAGATTACTACCCGGCCTTTCTCGAGATGACGGATTGCCCGCCGGCGGACATATTTTTCCGCCACAGCATCGACCCGAAGCGCGGTCATGACCCTGGTCTCGATATCAAAAAAATTCTCCAGGCTGTCCTGGAGAGCGAGAGAATTTATAACTGTAGCCAGCATACCCATATAATCTCCGGTGGCACGGCTGATTCCCAGAGCATGCACGCTGGCGCCACGGAAGATATTGCCGCCGCCGACCACCAGGGCGATTTCGACCCCGAGCATATGGGCTTCGATGACCTCGCCGGAAATATACTTGATCGTGGCGGGATCGATGCCAAACTCGCTTTTTCCCATCAGGGCCTCGCCCGACAGCTTAAGCAGGATTCTTCTGTAATGCGGTTTTTCCACCGGGATTACTCTCCCAAGCGATATCGGCAGAATCTCTTGATCGTAATGTTTTCACCGAGCGTCGCGATAGTTTCGTTCTGAAGATCGGTAATACTCTTGTCCTGGTCGCGGATGAACGGCTGTTCCATCAGGCAGATTTCTTTATAGTACTTCTCAATTTTGCCGTCAATTATCTTGTCGACTATCTTTTCCGGCTTGCCTTCGTTGAGAGCCTGAGTACGGTAAATCTGGCGTTCTTTTTCAATTAGTTCGGGATCCACTTCCTCGCGTTGGACTACCAGCGGATTTGCGGCCGCGACCTGCATGGCGACATCCTTCACGAATGCTTTGAAATCATCGGTTTTGGCCACAAAGTCGGTTTCGCAGTTGATTTCGACCAGTACACCCAGTTTGTCACCGGGATGGATGTAGGCGTAAATCACGCCTTCTTCCGTGGCACGTTCGGATTTCTTGGCAGCCTTGGCTATTCCTTTTTCGCGCAGGATTTCAATCGCCTTTTCCATCTCGCCACCGGCTTCCTCGAGCGCTTTCTTGCAATCCATCATACCGGCATTCGTCTTGTCTCTGAGTTCTTTTACAACCTTGGCTGAAATAGCCATAGTCTCTATCCTCCAATTTATCTATATCCAATAATTGCTGTTTATTCTGAAGGTGCCTCGACCTTGCTGGCGGTCTTGTCCTGTTCGGATTTTTCCGCGATCTGCGCGCCCTCTTTGAGGCGGTTGGCAGCTTCGATCACTGAGTTCGAAATCTGACTGGTGATTATCTTGATCGACTTGATCGCGTCGTCATTGCCGGCAATCGGAAAATCAATCGGATCCGGATCGGAGTTTGTGTCAATTATCGAGATAATCGGGATTTCCAGCTTGGAAGCCTCGGCCACCGCGATCTTCTCTTTTTTAGCGTCGACCACAAACAACAACCCGGGCAGGCGATTCATCTCTTTGATCCCGCCCAGAACCTTCTGGAGCTTGGCCATCTCTCGCTCCAGGCCGGAAACCTCTTTTTTGGACAGCTTTTCGAACGTGCCGTCCTCTTTCATCCGTTCCAGGTCCTTGAGCCTTTTGATATTCTTCTTGATGGTCTGGAAATTGGTCAGCATCCCGCCCAGCCAGCGCTCGCAAACATAGTACTGTCCGCACCGAATGGCTTCTTCGCGGATGACATCCTTGGCCTGCTTTTTGGTTCCGACAAACAAAATATCATGACCGCGAGTGACGATTTCATTGACTTTGTGGATCGCCCTCTCCATGGACATCATGGTTTTCTTGAGGTCAATTATGTAGATGCCGTTTTTGGCAGTGAAGATAAAGCGCTTCATCTTCGGGTTCCAGCGCCTGGTCTGGTGCCCGAAATGGACGCCTGCCTCCAATAAATCTTTGATGGTAATATCCAGCATATGGGGACTCCCTTGGTTAAACTTCCAACCGCGTCATCCCTCAAGGGGCATCCCGTCAATCGGAACGACCGCCCTCGAAGTCAGCGATTGTGTAAACTGATAATATATTCTATCGCTTGGAATACTGGAAGCGCTTGCGCGCCTTCACTAATCCATACTTTTTACGTTCGACGACACGCGGGTCACGGGTCAGGTAGCCGGCTTCCTTGAGAGGCTGGCGAAGCGCCTGGTCATATTTGATCAGCGCACGGGCCAGCGCCAAACGCATGGCTCCAGCCTGGCCGGTCGGTCCACCACCTTTGGCCCGGCAGATAACATCGAATTTACCCTCGGTCTCGGTCGCCTGAAACGGGGCGATAACATGGTTTACCAAAAGCTGACGGCCACTGACGTAATCGATCAGATCACGGCCGTTAACCTTCCAGGAACCGTTTCCCGTTTTGAGGCGAACCGTCGCCACCGCCGATTTCCGTCGACCGGTGGCCAAGATTTCTTCTGCCATTTTATCCTTTCAATGCCTGAATTTTATTTACAGTTCAAGTGATTCCGGCTTCTGGGCCTGATGCGGATGCTTCTCGCCGGCATAGACAAACAGCTTTTTGAGCATCTTGCGTCCCAGCCGGTTTTTCGGAAGCATACCCTTGACTGCCTCGCGGAAGATAAATTCCGGACGATAATTCATCATCTGCTGAAAGGTCTTCTTCTTCAGCGCACCCGGGTAACCGGTATGATGATAGTACTCTTTCTGCCAGGGCTTTTTACCGCTCAGCGCTATCTTGTCGGCGTTCACCACGATGATATAATCACCGGTATCCAGAAACGGTGTATAAGTCGGCTTAGTTTTACCCATCAGAATACGGGCAACCTTGGTCGCCTGCCGTCCCAGGATCTTTTCGCCCACATCGACAACATACCACTTTTTTTCTACTTCAGACAATTTCGGAAGATATGTCTTCATAAAACTCCTCTTTCTTCCGGAAAATATTAATCGAAGAATTTAAACCATATACGCCAATTGTCAAGCACTAATCAGCGATCTCCCTTTATTTTTCGTATTAAGACTCGATTTTTTTAATCTTTATTAGTAAAAAGCCAATATAATCTCAAATCACGAGTTCACAAAACGAATAATTACAATTTGCCTGATTCAGGTATTCAGATGTTCAAATCCTGAACCGGCACACAAAATCCCTCCCGCTTTTCCAACAGTGTATTGGATAAGCCCAATAAAAATTAACGTTTTGAGGCTGTTTATGATTTCAGCATGAAGCATGAGCTCAGTTAAGCTATTGAAATACAACACAGTTTGAATTTTTGAGCAAATGTGTCGGAATGGAACAGCGATTGCATCATTCTTTGACAGAATAACGAGATCTTGCCCGTAGAAAAACGGGCTCGTTGCACAGAAAGGGTGACAGGTATGAAGAGAGTTCAGGGAATCAAAATCAGCGCACTGGCACTGGGGATACTTCTAAGC encodes the following:
- a CDS encoding UMP kinase translates to MEKPHYRRILLKLSGEALMGKSEFGIDPATIKYISGEVIEAHMLGVEIALVVGGGNIFRGASVHALGISRATGDYMGMLATVINSLALQDSLENFFDIETRVMTALRVDAVAEKYVRRRAIRHLEKGRVVIFGAGTGNPYFTTDTAAALRAMEVGAEVLIKATKVDGVYSADPKKDPDAKFYDNISYKDVLNMDLGVMDATATQLCRENDIPIRVFNLNKKGELKRMLLGEKIGTIINSKEQV
- the tenA gene encoding thiaminase II, translated to MINCAYLRRNADRIWTAIFEHPFVRGIGEGTLVEDKFRFYLKQDYVYLIEFSRFFSLAAAKAGKLDQMQTFSKILDATLNLEMDLHRKICADYRITPEELESTEPAPNNLGYTSYLQSVAYSGDLVEILAALLPCSWGYIEIAEHLKKKGLPEHKHYRQWIETYTSNEFVEMTDWLKATFDQLSEKLSEDKAGRVQEIFKFSSLWELLFWEMAYYTQEWPVKN
- a CDS encoding isoprenyl transferase, whose translation is MDGNGRWAKKQGLKRTEGHKAGVSSIQKIVRIAWPLGVKYLTLYTFSVENWKRPKAEVAYIMKLLYNTTRSELSELEKNDVRLIATGRIDRIPSPSRMMLKKAIRQTADNQGLVLNLALSYGGRTEILDAVRGIVSDVKKGKLEGKRITEKLFEEYLYTADLPDPDLLIRTSGEMRLSNFLLWQTHYTELYITDTLWPDFNEESFCRALLDYQNRDRRYGQLSRKES
- the rplM gene encoding 50S ribosomal protein L13, whose protein sequence is MKTYLPKLSEVEKKWYVVDVGEKILGRQATKVARILMGKTKPTYTPFLDTGDYIIVVNADKIALSGKKPWQKEYYHHTGYPGALKKKTFQQMMNYRPEFIFREAVKGMLPKNRLGRKMLKKLFVYAGEKHPHQAQKPESLEL
- a CDS encoding zinc ribbon domain-containing protein; amino-acid sequence: MPTYQYQCTSCSYEFEEFQKITDDPLETCPKCGGHVQRLISGGAGLLFKGSGFYITDYRSPKYKADAKKAESDAKFASTEKKADKKSEKKSA
- a CDS encoding NlpC/P60 family protein, which translates into the protein MRFIWIFTIVLTFACQSAVRYSAVDDSDYDTGNSSSDNTAINAEGTVDQARMGKIIAGYLRTPYKEGGRDKYGIDCSGLTYSVYRKYNGTVLPRTVAGQYEKLTPVEMKNLSYGDLVFFKLNGNRISHVGIYIKNMKFVHAAKSEGVVVSSLKEKYYRKSYQGARRVFQ
- the rpsI gene encoding 30S ribosomal protein S9 produces the protein MAEEILATGRRKSAVATVRLKTGNGSWKVNGRDLIDYVSGRQLLVNHVIAPFQATETEGKFDVICRAKGGGPTGQAGAMRLALARALIKYDQALRQPLKEAGYLTRDPRVVERKKYGLVKARKRFQYSKR
- the tsf gene encoding translation elongation factor Ts, giving the protein MAISAKVVKELRDKTNAGMMDCKKALEEAGGEMEKAIEILREKGIAKAAKKSERATEEGVIYAYIHPGDKLGVLVEINCETDFVAKTDDFKAFVKDVAMQVAAANPLVVQREEVDPELIEKERQIYRTQALNEGKPEKIVDKIIDGKIEKYYKEICLMEQPFIRDQDKSITDLQNETIATLGENITIKRFCRYRLGE
- the uvrC gene encoding excinuclease ABC subunit UvrC, translating into MRKVTEELELKLKNLPDRPGVYMMKNRAGKVIYIGKAKKLRNRVRTYFQKSRPHDPKTEVMVSKIADFEFYVTDSEIEALILESNLVKEYRPLYNVNLKDDKRFPYLKVTMDEPFPRVIVVRRMAKDGARYFGPFTDAGKMRRTLRFIQKHFKIRTCDYVLPDPKDKVKLCLEYHIKRCPGPCEGLISEEDYGKTIDDILLFLSGRSSELLDRLQDKMMELSEAMDFEQAARVRDQIEAIESVRQRQRVVSDQVIDRDIAAFACSDVDAACVVLQIREGVLIGRQHFYLKIQKDTTESEIAETFIKQHYMHADTIPKELYISAALDDRELLQKWLSEKRGNTVRIFIPQKGEKLKLVEMAHNNARLLLNELLLQKQHYKDRIPEAVMRLQSDLRLPRTPVSMSCFDISNLGQEDKVGSMVYFEKGKPKKSSYRHYKIKTVKKQDDYASLREVVYRYFRRLKEEALDFPDLLVIDGGKGQLSAALDALKAHGIKDQLVIGLAKKLEEVFLPGQKEPIMVPRTSPALRLLQRIRNEAHRFAIEFNRKLRGKRTIGTELQKIPGIGPKKAEVLLKHFGSVKKIKELTAEQISEAPGIGIPDAQKITEYFGQ
- the rpsB gene encoding 30S ribosomal protein S2 gives rise to the protein MLDITIKDLLEAGVHFGHQTRRWNPKMKRFIFTAKNGIYIIDLKKTMMSMERAIHKVNEIVTRGHDILFVGTKKQAKDVIREEAIRCGQYYVCERWLGGMLTNFQTIKKNIKRLKDLERMKEDGTFEKLSKKEVSGLEREMAKLQKVLGGIKEMNRLPGLLFVVDAKKEKIAVAEASKLEIPIISIIDTNSDPDPIDFPIAGNDDAIKSIKIITSQISNSVIEAANRLKEGAQIAEKSEQDKTASKVEAPSE
- a CDS encoding ribosome recycling factor, whose translation is MISQIKKNTEDRLKKSLDAVRQQMATIRSGKASTSLLDGVKVEYYGQMTPLNQVATVSAPEPRLIVIQPWEKTIVDEINKAIQASNLGLNPQVDSQIIRIPIPPLSEERRKDLVKHIKDLGENGKIAMRNIRRDANDELKKAEKAKDISEDQMHDGIKAVQDLLDDYIKKVDEMMESKEKEIMEV